Part of the Antechinus flavipes isolate AdamAnt ecotype Samford, QLD, Australia chromosome 2, AdamAnt_v2, whole genome shotgun sequence genome is shown below.
cCAACAATGGTAGTGTGGTTATTGTCTAGGGAAAATAATGTGGTCTATAATTCAAATAggccttaaaatttttttctcaagtgCAGTCCTCTAAAAGCTCTATTCTGTTGCCAAAGCTAGTCCTCTTTTTCACTCTATAACTAGTTCTCTTTGTTCCCAGAAGCTACATTTCTTGAAGATGCTTCTGATCTCAAGGGACTCTATATCCAAATGTGTTTGGAATGGATGCTTATTCTCCCTTAAATATTCCTTGAATTCTCACATACTGATTATCCCATTGTTGAACTAAATATCTACTTCTAAGATATAATTCTACTGCTAGAATCCATGGAGggtggaggagaagaaaaaatatcttgtCTTCTCCTTGAAAGTCTCTTTCCTCTTAGCCTATATTCAACTAAACTGCTTCTGCTGGACTCTCTCCAATTTAATTAAAATCCCCTGTGGATACAACCCATTTTTAGCCTAGCAAATCATGCTGTTCTTTTTGattcatttaaagaaaaggactcatatttctgaaatggaacaatctttttctatgatttcatcaCTTGGGAAACAACATTCCTTCCTTATACCAATATAATTCGCAATGTAGCCCTGGTCTGATACATCACTATGACTAGGAGGTGACAACTGAGTTATTGAAAATTGTTAGTGTTGTTAAAGCATTCAGTCATGTCGGACACTCTGAgaccatggggttttcttgaaagatgttggaGTGCTTTACCATTTTCATATAAGTGGATAAGGCAAATCAAGGTTAAGTTATTTACTTAAGGTTACCCAGGtagtatttgaggctagatttgaactcaggttttcctgactctaagcccagtgcATTAGCCACTGAGTCATGTATCTGctttcttaaatttaattcaacattttgaaaaaatcaaataagttccttgaagaaggATTCTCTCCAAGGTTACCAAACCAAATTCCAGCTGGGCCCATTCCCTGGCAGAAGATAACATGCATGAATGCATATAGAATgcagaaaatacaaatatatattcccTGCCCCTTCCTTCGAGAATTTATATTGGAATTGAACAGGGAAAAGAAAGTTTAGCAGTCTTCAAGagtaagaaggctggaaaggtagaaagataCTAGGTTTTGAAAAGCTTCAAAGATCATTCAGAGGACTTTCCATTTGATCCTATAGGTAATGAGGGATCTTATTACTCTGGGatatggaggaaaaataaaaaatcatgcaCAAGGTTTCATGTCAGGGTAATCTCATTAGGAACATTACATGATTCAGTGAATAAAAATACATATCCCATTAACACTAGACTCCTAgaactcaagattttttttttaactcaataatGAAACAGTTTGGATTATATCTTGTAATGAGTTGCGATAAATCTTAGTCCATAAAAGCAACCTGTGTCCTGGGATCATCAGATCCAAATTCAGAAAAGTGATCTTGATTGTTCTTGCTTCTAGCTTGGATAATGTAAATTTCCCTAAAGCAGGAATATAGGAAACCAAGATGTCTTCTTCTTCCAAGTTCTTTCAAGCTCTTCCCAACTCTACTCCAAAGCACTTGCCAACTCTCCTCTCAAGTAATCATGAAGAATCAACCAATTAATCTTCACACTGAGGAAAGTTTTAAGAGACAGGATTTGAGCTCCTGGTATGACTTCAAATCACAGTTCAGGTATCTTATCTAATGTGACACCATTCTGGATCTTCATAGTTATTATTACTGTCTTTGCTTTGAAATTACTTGGAGTCATGTTAAATATACTTGACATTTACTTAGTTATGAATATATGCCTTTATTGAACCCCAAATAGAatttaaacttcttgagggcaaaaaaaaaatctgtttttttatctctgtatatatacatacatacatatatatatatatacacacatacatatatatgtatatatatatatacatatatatatatatgtttgtttttctctgatACAATAAAagcttagtaaatacttgttgactgaccctatttattttccttatttctctgaTCAGTTTATGAGATAGCAATAGTAAAGTAGACAAATTTTTTGATAGTCTTTTTTTAGTATATATTCTCCATTGTGTCTCCTTGGTAAAAACTAGCCATCTTTCTTACACAATCTCTTTAGCTGAAACTACCAGGATGTCTCAAAGAAGACTTCTTGTTGATTTCAATCAAGTCTCACATTTCCCatatcattatttcttcttttcctccctccctgccttttaGAGACAATGGCAGGCTTTCTCCTAAAATGTTTATACAACAGAGGAGAGGATAAATAGTCAGATGAGGGTGGTGGAAGTGTCTAAACTGGAGCTATGAGGGGAATAGATAACTGAAGATTGCCAATCAGTCACCTATGTTTCAGTGACTCAGGTAGGCTAAAAACATGTCTGTTAGAAATTGTAATACTCACCGAGTCCTTGACAGCCGCTATTCTTCATGAAGACCATGAACAATTGTGGGCCTACCAGTTTCTGACTGAAATAATAGCTGTACCTCCAGGATCATTTGGAAGACAGATGGCAGAGACAGGTCCCATTTGTCTGCCCACagcattttcataattttcactGTCCTCTCAGGCCCAAGGATAGAGAAGCAAGCCCCAGCCTTGTTATTTAGTtgtatttattagagaaatattaaagaaggtcCACTTTCGCAACTAACTACTTTTTCAGTTTTGAAAtgactgctgcatcaaagggaaaaaaataatttacctagTTAATCCCTGATGTCTTGTCATTCCATTCCTGGACCTTATTTccactgcttttcttttttctttttcttttctttttttgacattgTAGCTAAATTGTAGAGATCCTCTCCTTCCTTCACCTTCCTATTTTTGCTATTTATATGAAATCTACTTTACTGCTACCTCATATTGTAAAAATTTGACAGTTTTAACCTTTCTAAATCTGTCACTTGCTACTTGACTAACAGGTATttctttgtcagttttttttttttttaagagttttacAGCCAAAGGTTTTCCATCAAGGCAAGACTTGTGTGCCTGGCTTTGTTTGTGTCTTTATAGGAGAAAggaaattcattattatttatttaatgaatatttattattgggtgtctactatgtgcctagCCTTATAGATTgtccattcattatttttttctataaggcATCCTCTTTACCCCTTCACTTCCAGTTTCTAAGAGACACAAAATCTTAAGAATGAGAGTTAGCGGTCCCCGTCACTGAACCGCCGCTGGGGACTCAGCAGCCTCTCCCTCGAGCCCAGGTGCTTCCTGACGCTccgttcctcccctcccccccgcctcGCCCTCCTTCTTCCGCCACCGCCTTCCGCAGGCCGTTTCCACCGAGAAAAAGGAATCGCATCGTATGTCCGCTATCCAGAACCTCCACTCTTTCGACCCCTTTGCTGATGCAAGTAAGGGTGATGACCTGCTTCCTGCTGGGACTGAGGATTATATCCATATAAGAATTCAACAGAGAAACGGCAGGAAGACCCTCACTACTGTCCAGGGGATTGCTGATGATTATGATAAAAAGAAACTAGTGAAGGCGTTCAAGAAAAAATTTGCCTGCAATGGTACTGTAATTGAGCATCCAGAATATGGAGAAGTAATTCAGCTACAGGGTGACCAGCGTAAGAACATATGTCAGTTCCTCGTAGAGATTGGACTGGCTAAGGACGACCAGCTGAAGGTTCATGGGTTTTAAGTGCTTTTGGCTCACTGAAGCTTAAGTGAGGATTTCCTTGCAATGAGTAGAAAAATTCCCTTCTGTCCTTTGTCACAAGTTTAAAAAACCTCACAGCTTGTATAATGTAACCATTTGGGGTCTGCTGTTTAACTTGGACTAGTGTAACTCATTCTTGTAATAAACTGAAAAGAGCCTTGCTGTCTAATTTTGCAGTCCCTCATTTAAACAGAGGTAAAGCCTGGCAGTGCCCAGCCTAAAATACAAATAATCTAAGATTTCAGTCAAGTCCAAAGCGCTAGCTTCTGAGGCCATGGAGGTCCAGAGTATCCTTGGTGCTCCCTCTGCAGAGCTTTCTGTCCGCTTTAGAGAAGTTTACCGTAACTCTCTGAGCTGCCTTTGATGATGCTCAGAGGAGTGAGTTAAGGTCACCAACTCCCAGTCCACCTGACCAGAAAGGAGTTTCATTTTGAGACAATGGTAGGGCATTTTCTTACATCAGTCATACCAAGGTCTAATGTTGTCTAACCAGACATAGTAACTATGGGGGTTACACAAGTGGAGAGAACACTATGAGGACAACTTTACCTGAATTAATCTTTTGACAAGGGAACAAATTTTGAAGTAATGTATCAAAATAGTCAATGTAATAACAGCTGAGTTCATAGTTTACTAGCCACAGCTGCCCAGTGCCATGTGAAGTGACAgactgatttgattttcttttcttttttcccctttttagagTAGATGTTATGTAAtgtatttaaattcttatttaaataaaactgcttttcagaaatgtgaaaaagaaataaaaaatatagacagAGTTAGAAAATTGATCCTCTTATCCAGTACTAATTCAGagtatatatatgagaaaactaagcTTCAGAGAGAAGTCACTTGCACAAGTTAAATAGGTATTGAGTAGGACAACAAGGATCAAaattcaggttctctgactctaaatccttCCTCTCAAATTGAACCAcctagatttagatctggaaaggattTCTAAAGTCCAGTTCCCTTCAtcatacagataaggaaactgaaacccagaagaTTTAAGTGATTCCTCTCTCATTATACACATAGCAAGGAGCACTACAGAGACAATTGGTGGCAGATGTATTgaatgctgagcctggaatcaggaagacctgaagtaATTTGAGTCTCAGATAATTCCCAACTTGTgaatccttctctccctccacctcccaaagtcacttaatctgtccaATGGAGATATAATAATTGTTATGAAGTTCATACAAGATAACTGTTAagacacatagtaggtcctaAAAAAATCCTTGtgtccttcttttcccttccaagtgggatttgaactgaggtacTCTGCTTTCAGTTCCCCAGcactttccccctcttctctttttctgcttctcttactATGCTACAACCAAGTATTTATTGATCAAATAAAGGTGATATGATGGGAAAAAACCATTAGATATAGACTTAGAGAAAATGGGTTGAAATCTCAGCTC
Proteins encoded:
- the LOC127546277 gene encoding eukaryotic translation initiation factor 1 yields the protein MSAIQNLHSFDPFADASKGDDLLPAGTEDYIHIRIQQRNGRKTLTTVQGIADDYDKKKLVKAFKKKFACNGTVIEHPEYGEVIQLQGDQRKNICQFLVEIGLAKDDQLKVHGF